The following coding sequences are from one Streptomyces sp. V3I7 window:
- a CDS encoding FG-GAP repeat protein yields the protein MRPLTRTALTAATLLTLTGGATTVSSVAQADPVPFPSIGWQQRNCDYDGNGYDDVLIGAPGATVSGAEGAGYVTVQYSASGGLSTTRKSVLHQNTSGVAGSAEAGDGFGKAVASGDLDNDGYDDAIVGAPGEDLDGVSDTGAIVVFWGSPTGLHGADSTWLQDPGGPRNGANFGRAIEAARYFAPDPAEPDAHLRDSIAVLDDDTLLFFTAPPGTTGTPQLKVAGEKVQVGAREGDFAPRSLSHGNYNEDSWADLAVSGVTTGGDRPGSGVTHVLYGAPSAEALSDGSAFEGGPAVVSSDFNQDGQDDLAIGDTGTGAPTGGAVSVYLGKGDLSGLDPTAAQTWTQDSPGVPGTAESGDRWGAEMSSGDTDGDHLPDLAIGAPGEDIGSVRDAGAVWTLRGARDGLTATGARSFDQNHADIPGTAETADHWGTQLRLLDANKDGLFGLLAAAPGENTDDGFVWVMPASSSGLLAKGTWTYDGTRLGASAAGAQFGAAVDE from the coding sequence GTGCGCCCCCTCACCAGAACAGCCCTCACCGCCGCCACCCTCCTCACCCTCACCGGCGGCGCCACGACAGTCTCCTCCGTCGCACAGGCCGACCCGGTGCCCTTCCCCTCCATCGGCTGGCAGCAGCGCAACTGTGACTACGACGGCAACGGCTACGACGACGTGCTGATCGGCGCGCCCGGCGCCACGGTGAGCGGCGCCGAGGGGGCCGGGTACGTCACCGTGCAGTACAGCGCTTCCGGCGGCCTGAGTACCACCAGGAAGAGCGTCCTGCACCAGAACACCTCGGGTGTTGCCGGGAGCGCCGAGGCCGGCGACGGCTTCGGGAAGGCGGTGGCGTCCGGGGACCTGGACAACGACGGCTACGACGACGCGATCGTCGGCGCCCCCGGCGAGGACCTCGACGGGGTGTCCGACACGGGTGCGATCGTTGTCTTCTGGGGCTCACCGACCGGGCTGCACGGCGCCGACAGCACCTGGCTCCAGGACCCCGGCGGACCGCGGAACGGCGCGAACTTCGGGCGGGCGATCGAAGCCGCCCGGTACTTCGCCCCAGACCCGGCCGAGCCTGACGCCCACCTCCGCGACAGCATCGCCGTCCTGGACGACGACACGCTCCTGTTCTTCACCGCCCCGCCCGGAACGACGGGCACCCCGCAGCTCAAGGTCGCCGGTGAGAAGGTCCAAGTCGGCGCGCGGGAGGGCGACTTCGCGCCGCGCAGCCTCAGTCACGGCAACTACAACGAGGACTCCTGGGCGGACCTGGCCGTCTCCGGGGTGACCACCGGCGGCGACCGGCCGGGCAGCGGCGTCACCCATGTGCTGTACGGCGCCCCCAGCGCCGAGGCGCTGAGCGACGGCAGCGCGTTCGAGGGCGGCCCGGCCGTCGTATCCAGCGACTTCAACCAGGACGGTCAGGACGACCTCGCCATCGGCGACACAGGCACCGGCGCGCCCACCGGCGGAGCCGTCTCCGTGTACCTCGGCAAGGGCGACCTCTCCGGGCTCGACCCGACCGCGGCCCAGACCTGGACGCAGGACTCCCCGGGCGTCCCCGGCACCGCCGAGTCCGGCGACCGGTGGGGCGCCGAGATGTCCTCCGGTGACACCGACGGCGACCACCTCCCCGACCTCGCCATCGGCGCACCCGGCGAGGACATCGGCTCCGTCCGCGACGCGGGCGCGGTCTGGACACTGCGCGGAGCACGCGACGGCCTCACCGCGACGGGGGCGCGCAGCTTCGACCAGAACCACGCCGACATCCCCGGTACCGCGGAGACCGCGGACCACTGGGGCACCCAGCTCCGCCTGCTCGACGCCAACAAGGACGGCCTCTTCGGCCTGCTCGCCGCGGCCCCCGGCGAGAACACCGACGACGGCTTCGTCTGGGTCATGCCCGCCTCGTCGTCCGGCCTGCTCGCCAAGGGTACATGGACGTACGACGGGACACGCCTCGGTGCATCGGCGGCCGGCGCTCAGTTCGGG
- a CDS encoding aminoglycoside phosphotransferase family protein, giving the protein MTATETDTDITEDLIRELLREQHPDLVGRPLKLGALGWDNQVWRLGDDLAVRLPWATPSADALLRKEHAWLPLLAPHLPLQVPVPQRLGEPSERFPRPWLVTTWVPGEPADRAPATRAAEAAVTLAAFLTALHRPAPDEAPAGRDRGGPLTGTAEHFSQALASAAERGLIRDPDAVRAVWEDAAAAPEWAGPRLWLHGDLHPANILTANGAFSGVIDFGDLFAGDPACDLAAAWILLPEGAVDRFHAAYRPSPDTASLRRARGWAVLRALAGVHGRPGGKPTWGPPAHAALRRLTASVHQ; this is encoded by the coding sequence ATGACGGCCACCGAGACGGACACGGACATCACAGAGGACCTGATCCGGGAGCTGCTGCGCGAGCAGCACCCCGACCTCGTGGGTCGCCCGCTGAAGCTCGGAGCGCTCGGCTGGGACAACCAGGTGTGGCGGCTCGGCGACGACCTCGCCGTGCGGTTGCCCTGGGCGACGCCGTCCGCGGACGCACTGCTGCGCAAGGAACACGCCTGGCTGCCCCTCCTCGCCCCGCACCTTCCTCTCCAGGTTCCCGTCCCGCAGCGTCTTGGTGAGCCCTCCGAACGGTTTCCGCGGCCCTGGCTCGTCACCACCTGGGTACCGGGTGAGCCCGCCGACCGCGCCCCCGCGACGCGCGCCGCGGAAGCGGCCGTCACCCTGGCCGCTTTCCTGACCGCTCTTCATCGCCCCGCTCCCGACGAGGCGCCCGCAGGCCGAGACCGCGGGGGACCGCTGACCGGCACCGCCGAACACTTCAGCCAAGCGCTCGCGTCGGCAGCCGAGCGCGGGCTGATCCGCGACCCGGACGCCGTCCGCGCGGTCTGGGAAGACGCCGCCGCCGCGCCGGAATGGGCAGGCCCACGTCTCTGGCTCCACGGCGATCTGCATCCGGCCAACATCCTGACCGCGAACGGCGCCTTCTCCGGGGTGATCGACTTCGGCGACCTCTTCGCCGGCGACCCTGCCTGCGACCTCGCCGCCGCCTGGATCCTGCTGCCGGAGGGCGCCGTCGACCGTTTCCACGCGGCCTACCGGCCAAGCCCGGACACGGCGAGCCTGCGCCGGGCCCGCGGCTGGGCGGTCCTGCGCGCCCTCGCCGGCGTCCACGGCCGCCCCGGAGGCAAGCCCACCTGGGGCCCACCCGCCCACGCCGCCCTGCGACGCCTCACCGCATCGGTCCACCAGTGA
- a CDS encoding PPOX class F420-dependent oxidoreductase has protein sequence MTVPLGDELVALLRSPSTCYLATTMPDGSPQLTQTWVDTDGEHVLINSVETHQKTRNIERDPRVAVAVSDPADPFSYVQIRGRVVRVTTEGAVDHIEALSQKYLGGPYPWFGGRDQVRVLFVIEPERISSPRG, from the coding sequence GTGACCGTACCTCTCGGCGACGAACTGGTCGCGCTGCTGCGCAGCCCCAGCACCTGCTACCTCGCCACCACGATGCCCGACGGCTCGCCTCAGCTCACGCAGACCTGGGTCGACACCGACGGCGAGCACGTCCTGATCAACAGCGTCGAGACGCACCAGAAGACGCGGAACATCGAGCGCGACCCGAGGGTGGCCGTCGCAGTCTCCGATCCCGCGGACCCGTTCTCCTACGTCCAGATCCGCGGGCGCGTGGTCCGGGTGACGACGGAGGGAGCGGTCGACCACATCGAGGCGCTCTCGCAGAAGTACCTCGGCGGGCCCTACCCGTGGTTCGGCGGCCGTGACCAGGTGCGGGTTCTCTTCGTGATCGAGCCGGAGCGGATCAGCAGCCCTCGGGGCTGA
- a CDS encoding serine hydrolase, which produces MHFRPFLPPPPARAGRRGPGRRGAAVCAGALLAVVAPLCGSGPLAAVPASAATDAPRPGDVADDRGDAKQSKGRARVTAAVLDLDGSGRTPTVYGADGTYDTASIVKVDILAAALLQAQDAGRPLGAKTRAQAEAMIERSDNAATNVLWRRIGKAPGLQAANKRLGLSETRGGPGPKWGLTRTTPSDQIRLLRAVFDTRATRPGKPQPLSKASRTWMRTLMTRIAGEQAWGVSAAAADGSRWALKNGWLPRSTTGLWDVNSVGEVKAGGHRYLVAVLSDGNPSMKDGIARVEHAARAAVSSAKAH; this is translated from the coding sequence ATGCACTTCCGACCTTTCCTCCCGCCGCCTCCGGCGCGCGCCGGGCGGCGCGGGCCCGGCCGCAGGGGCGCCGCGGTCTGTGCCGGCGCCCTCCTCGCGGTGGTGGCGCCGCTCTGCGGCAGCGGCCCGCTCGCCGCGGTCCCGGCCTCCGCGGCCACGGACGCACCGCGGCCCGGTGACGTCGCGGACGACCGAGGTGACGCGAAGCAGTCGAAGGGCCGGGCGCGAGTGACGGCCGCGGTGCTCGACCTGGACGGCAGCGGCCGTACGCCCACGGTGTACGGCGCGGACGGCACCTATGACACCGCGAGCATCGTCAAGGTCGACATCCTGGCCGCGGCGCTGCTCCAGGCGCAGGATGCCGGACGCCCGCTCGGCGCGAAGACGCGGGCCCAGGCGGAGGCGATGATCGAGCGCAGCGACAACGCGGCGACGAACGTCCTGTGGCGGCGTATCGGCAAGGCGCCGGGCCTTCAGGCGGCGAACAAGCGGCTGGGCCTGAGCGAGACCCGAGGCGGTCCCGGCCCCAAGTGGGGGCTCACGCGGACCACCCCGAGCGACCAGATACGACTCCTGCGCGCGGTGTTCGACACCCGCGCCACGCGTCCCGGGAAGCCGCAGCCGCTCAGCAAGGCGTCGCGCACCTGGATGCGCACGCTGATGACCCGCATCGCCGGCGAGCAGGCGTGGGGTGTCTCGGCGGCCGCCGCCGACGGCTCCCGCTGGGCGCTGAAGAACGGCTGGCTGCCGCGCAGCACGACCGGACTGTGGGACGTCAACAGCGTCGGCGAGGTCAAGGCCGGCGGACACCGCTATCTCGTGGCCGTGCTCTCCGACGGCAACCCGTCGATGAAGGACGGCATCGCGCGAGTGGAACACGCGGCGCGGGCGGCCGTGTCGTCGGCGAAAGCCCACTGA